A stretch of Drosophila gunungcola strain Sukarami chromosome 3L unlocalized genomic scaffold, Dgunungcola_SK_2 000002F, whole genome shotgun sequence DNA encodes these proteins:
- the LOC128257749 gene encoding LOW QUALITY PROTEIN: proton-coupled folate transporter (The sequence of the model RefSeq protein was modified relative to this genomic sequence to represent the inferred CDS: inserted 1 base in 1 codon), with protein sequence MSATEAHSENAAQRRNSQTSEISAASIVGEQQVEGAVRNACQWAWHVVKSISVEPTMFLYMFAFMITSVVEQNFFLYKSCRVNNNFTEEICRNLNKAENEYFKNKSLLTNAWFLQWENISAHIFPIILAXFLGSFSDRRGRKLPLLMGLVGKFIYSTMIVVNARMPSWPVQNIIFSATLPSALTGADVAIFASCFAYISDISTVQQRTIRVTILDVVYLTAMPLGVALGSHLFYNVFNQSYADMFTVNASLLALAIIYSLCALKWQTTPKQRSLRELGCCGFWGDFFDKQHVRDSLAVLVKPRKGHRRSFLIILMISMALYTFQRDEGHYLYMYTLDKFDWDVSAYSNFKTFKSSAYVIAMLLAVPLMNKILGWRDTTIIFIGTWAHSIARLFFYFATNTDLLYAGAVVCSLGPIVGPMIRAMTSKIVPISERGKVFALLSVCDNAVPFISGVCYSQLYQKTKTSNYGGNVFMLTIATQVAVFVMILCIHVVLGKNSLAVPEVPEKESGLICQKEDGLVIPNEEDKS encoded by the exons ATGAGCGCCACAGAG GCACACTCCGAAAATGCGGCACAAAGACGGAATAGTCAGACCAGCGAAATTAGCGCTGCCAGCATTGTTGGGGAGCAGCAGGTCGAAGGGGCGGTCCGCAATGCTTgccagtgggcgtggcacgtGGTCAAATCCATTTCCGTGGAGCCCACAATGTTCCTGTACATGTTCGCCTTCATGATCACCTCGGTGGTGGAGCAGAATTTCTTCCTGTACAAGTCCTGCCGCGTGAATAATAATTTCACGGAGGAGATCTGCCGGAATCTCAACAAGGCGGAGAACGAGTATTTCAAGAACAAGTCCCTGCTGACCAATGCCTGGTTCCTCCAGTGGGAGAACATCTCAGCGCACATCTTTCCCATCATCTTGG CTTTTCTGGGCTCCTTCTCGGATCGGAGGGGCAGGAAGCTGCCACTGCTCATGGGACTGGTGGGAAAGTTTATCTATTCCACGATGATTGTGGTCAATGCCAGGATGCCCTCGTGGCCGGTGCAAAACATCATCTTCTCCGCCACCTTGCCGTCGGCCTTGACCGGTGCGGATGTGGCCATTTTCGCCTCCTGCTTTGCCTACATCTCGGACATTTCCACGGTGCAGCAGCGCACCATCCGGGTGACCATTCTGGACGTGGTCTATCTCACTGCCATGCCGCTGGGCGTGGCCCTGGGCTCGCACCTCTTCTACAACGTCTTCAATCAGTCCTACGCGGACATGTTCACCGTGAACGCCTCGCTGCTCGCTCTGGCCATCATCTACTCTCTGTGTGCCCTTAAG TGGCAAACGACGCCAAAACAGCGTTCGCTGAGGGAACTCGGTTGTTGTGGTTTCTGGGGCGACTTCTTCGACAAGCAGCACGTAAGGGACTCGTTGGCGGTTCTGGTGAAGCCACGGAAGGGACATCGGCGCAGCTTCCTCATTATCCTGATGATCAGCATGGCCCTGTACACCTTCCAGCGGGACGAGGGCCATTACCTGTACATGTACACCCTCGACAAGTTCGACTGGGATGTGAGTGCGTACAGCAACTTCAAGACCTTTAAGTCGTCGGCCTACGTGATTGCCATGCTGCTGGCGGTGCCGCTAATGAATAAGATCCTTGGCTGGAGGGATACG ACCATTATTTTCATTGGCACCTGGGCCCATTCGATAGCACGGCTGTTCTTTTATTTCGCCACCAATACGGATCTGCTCTACGCCGGAGCCGTGGTCTGCAGTTTGGGACCGATAGTGGGACCCATGATCAGGGCAATGACATCAAAAATCGTGCCCATATCGGAGCGAGGAAAGGTTTTTGCGCTTCTCTCGGTTTGCGACAATGCGGTGCCCTTCATAAGCGGAGTGTGCTATTCGCAACTTTAtcagaaaaccaaaaccagcAACTACGGAGGAAATGTCTTTATGCTAACTATTGCCACACAGGTAGCTGTTTTCGTGATGATACT TTGCATTCATGTTGTTTTGGGCAAGAACTCACTGGCCGTTCCAGAAGTTCCTGAAAAGGAGAGCGGCCTTATATGCCAAAAGGAGGATGGCCTTGTAATCCCAAACGAGGAGGATAAAAGTTAG
- the LOC128257748 gene encoding protein scarlet, whose amino-acid sequence MSDADSKLIDVEAPEQQELQLMPVGSSMEVPSLDSTPKLSKRNSSERSLPLRSYSKWSPTEQGATLVWRDLCVYTNVGGSGQRMKRIINNSTGAIQPGTLMALMGSSGSGKTTLMSTLAFRQPAGTVVQGDILINGRRIGPFMHRISGYVYQDDLFLGSLTVLEHLNFMAHLRLDRRVSKEERRLIITELLERTGLLSAAQTRIGSGDDKKVLSGGERKRLAFAVELLNNPVILFCDEPTTGLDSYSAQQLVATLYELAQKGTTILCTIHQPSSQLFDNFNNVMLLADGRVAFTGSPQHALSFFANHGYYCPEAYNPADFLIGVLATDPGYEQASQRSAQHLCDQFAVSSAAKQRDMLVNLEIHMAQSGNFPFDTEVESFRGVAWYKRFHVVWLRASLTLLRDPTIQWMRFIQKIAMAFIIGACFAGTTEPSQLGVQAVQGALFIMISENTYHPMYSVLNLFPQGFPLFIRETRSGLYSTGQYYTANILALLPGMILEPLIFVIICYWLTGLRSTFYAFGVTAMCVVLVMNVATACGCFFSTAFNSVPLAMAYLVPLDYIFMITSGIFIQVNSLPVAFWWTQFLSWMLYANEAMTAAQWSGVQNITCFQESADLPCFHTGQDVLDKYSFNESNVYRNLLAMVGLYFGFHLLGYYCLWRRARKL is encoded by the exons ATGTCGGACGCAGATAGCAAGCTGATCGATGTGGAGGCACcggagcagcaggagctgcAGTTGATGCCAGTGGGCAGCAGCATGGAGGTGCCCAGTTTGGACAGCACTCCCAAGCTATCGAAACGGAATAGTTCGGAAAGGAGTTTGCCCCTCAGAAGCTACAGCAAGTGGTCGCCCACGGAGCAGGGAGCCACTTTGGTGTGGCGCGATCTCTGCGTGTACACCAATGTTGGGGGTTCCGGCCAGCGGATGAAGCGGATCATCAACAATTCTACTGGTGCCATTCAACCGGGCACTCTGATGGCCTTAATGGGATCAAG TGGCTCTGGGAAAACAACACTTATGTCGACGCTCGCCTTTCGACAGCCGG CCGGGACCGTGGTCCAAGGCGACATTCTTATAAACGGCCGCCGCATCGGGCCCTTCATGCACCGCATCAGCGGCTATGTCTACCAGGATGACCTCTTCCTCGGATCGCTGACTGTACTCGAGCACTTGAACTTTATG GCCCATCTACGTCTGGATCGTCGAGTGTCCAAGGAGGAGCGTCGCCTCATCATTACGGAGTTGCTGGAGCGAACCGGCCTTCTGTCGGCGGCCCAAACGCGAATCGGCAGCGGCGATGACAAGAAGGTCCTGTCGGGGGGAGAACGGAAACGATTGGCTTTCGCCGTGGAACTGCTCAACAATCCGGTAATTCTGTTCTGCGATGAGCCGACCACGGGATTGGACTCCTACAGTGCCCAGCAGCTGGTGGCCACGTTGTACGAGTTGGCCCAGAAGGGCACCACCATCCTGTGCACCATCCACCAGCCGAGTTCGCAGCTCTTCGACAACTTCAACAACGTGATGCTGCTGGCCGACGGACGGGTGGCCTTCACCGGATCCCCTCAGCACGCGCTGAGTTTCTTTGCCAATCACGGATACTACTGCCCGGAGGCCTACAATCCGGCGGATTTCCTCATTGGCGTCCTGGCCACCGATCCGGGATACGAGCAGGCCTCGCAAAGATCGGCTCAACACCTTTGCGATCAGTTTGCCGTCAGCTCGGCGGCAAAGCAGCGGGATATGCTGGTGAATCTGGAGATACACATGGCCCAATCGGGCAACTTCCCTTTCGACACGGAGGTGGAATCCTTTAGGGGCGTGGCATGGTACAAGCGATTCCACGTGGTGTGGCTGAGGGCATCGCTAACGCTGCTCAGGGATCCCACGATCCAGTGGATGCGGTTCATCCAGAAGATCGCCATGGCATTCATTATCGGAGCTTGTTTCGCCGGCACCACGGAACCTTCGCAGCTGGGAGTGCAGGCGGTTCAGGGAGCGCTTTTCATCATGATTTCGGAGAACACCTACCATCCCATGTACTCCGTGCTCAACCTCTTTCCCCAAGGTTTTCCGCTGTTCATAAGGGAGACCCGATCCGGACTTTACTCCACGGGCCAATATTATACGGCCAACATTTTGGCCTTG cttCCTGGAATGATATTAGAGCCCCTGATATTCGTTATAATCTGCTACTGGCTGACCGGTCTGAGGTCCACCTTCTATGCCTTCGGAGTGACGGCCATGTGTGTGGTGCTGGTGATGAATGTGGCCACAGCCTGTGGCTGCTTCTTCTCCACAGCATTCAATTCAGTTCCCCTGGCCATGGCTTATTTGGTGCCGCTGGATTACATATTCATGATCACCTCGGGTATCTTTATACAAGTGAA CTCCCTACCAGTGGCATTTTGGTGGACACAATTTCTCTCCTGGATGCTGTATGCCAATGAGGCTATGACCGCTGCTCAGTGGTCCGGAGTGCAGAATATTA cCTGCTTCCAGGAAAGTGCTGACTTGCCCTGTTTTCACACAGGTCAGGATGTGCTGGACAAGTACAGCTTCAATGAGAGTAATGTCTACCGCAATTTACTGGCCATGGTTGGGCTCTATTTCGGGTTCCATCTACTGGGATATTACTGCCTTTGGCGACGAGCCCGAAAACTATGA